The Calliphora vicina chromosome 3, idCalVici1.1, whole genome shotgun sequence genome contains a region encoding:
- the Exn gene encoding rho guanine nucleotide exchange factor 16 isoform X2 — protein sequence METTTTTTTFNYNTNTLRTLPRKRRPRAVGEVSITCPSSCVYLNGEVGEDADNNSAKQEPVYENTCLEELKEKFDSVQKPGNETRNVRQHQRQRIHLTFIRATIAEVDERREGMVMSTFVDDPDHYYEQLSPLAHTKRHSLLEQSRTSSLQRNQDSVRVSKRGKKMSYSAHALGQHISDDSFDSDTDYYEDGEHFKNSHNDSGVDIRTTKLPDPPSSSNQMYSFVKKFKNFIVNKKSPNSSKHGGSQQKIYDSSSQFYAGSTYEGKQPQPSSSLQVPETKELSTSEKNLILAQSTVSKPEPINASTTPRKSKTGKSLKSRIRKSLVGFDNKQLSTLTPTRSTFYIEDPANEENNGQLDSGFSEKALSGELPTTTSTPSAESQKLSTLARKSKKESKLANSQRRRTTIGIRPHEPPPPPPPENDTKPKRQSNTSWYAECGVFKNGTTNLVHDDSQILNSQNGSSGSSFAAGSTWYEEAGLYQTSGISVASSSGSSGVSTSNEAGPADEMSHSMFSNEPLYQIYSAAKLEAISRDMQDESSTDGYEEIGERLKNGNAKEGCRKSSRPSALQLVEPKGGPERTLWSQIPEVINSYIIPTMTPRERALMEAKFEVITSEASYLKSLNLLRAHYMNHPVFRDQNVVSSRDRKSLFAHIVPVHECSEKLLTELESCWQDNIMLIGLSKRIYAIAEKHFHVYVGFCEHQGRMDRTLKHLREGKGLFAQNLELLESSPACCGLNLHSFLMLPMQRITRLPLLIDAVFSKCHPNDDEYENWKMCLAIMNKIVTQCNEAANKSEQAFEIERISRQLEFNPSVIRPLAIAPAGVLAPGTKPRYLVKKGELTHLIWRGDDAKLTFGKKFSKTTIFAFLFSDLLVLTKRKAEEQFSVFDYCPRNMLTITSGDSLPQLPTKDLNSQTSKNLILMTLLENHERKTVELLLSCPSVSEQERWLQAMRPPESETPGEKLYEQWDCPQVIAKHAYENNEPDVLNLDEGDVVNVTRKLPDGWYKGERIRDGAVGWFPGSYTEEVNSVHVRARNLKQRHRLLTFTATYLESQKRNK from the exons ATGGAAactaccacaacaacaacaacatttaatTACAATACAAATACTTTACGTACGTTACCGCGTAAACGACGACCTCGTGCAGTGGGTGAAGTGTCAATAACTTGTCCTTCAAGTTGTGTATACTTGAATGGCGAAGTTGGAGAGGATGCAGACAATAACTCAGCTAAACAAGAGCCTGTTTATGAGAACACTTGCCTCGAGGAATTAAAAGAGAAGTTCGATTCTGTACAAAAACCAGGCAACGAAACGCGAAATGTACGCCAACACCAACGTCAGCGAATACATTTGACATTTATACGTGCCACCATAGCCGAAGTGGATGAAAGGCGTGAGGGCATGGTGATGAGCACATTTGTAG ATGATCCCGATCATTATTACGAACAACTTTCACCCCTAGCCCACACCAAACGACACTCATTGCTCGAGCAGTCTCGTACGAGTAGTTTACAAAGAAATCAAGACTCGGTACGTGTGTCCAAGCGTGGAAAAAAGATGTCATATTCAGCACATGCACTGGGGCAACACATATCAGACGATTCATTCGATTCCGATACCGATTACTATGAGGATGGTGAGCACTTCAAGAATTCCCATAATGATAGTGGTGTAGACATAAGAACCACTAAATTGCCAGATCCTCCATCATCGTCTAATCAAATGTATTCATTTGTTAAGAAGTTTAAGAATTTCATAGTGAATAAGAAATCTCCAAATAGTTCTAAACATGGCGGTAGTCAGCAGAAAATCTATGATAGTTCATCGCAATTCTATGCAGGTTCAACATATGAGGGGAAACAACCACAGCCATCGTCTTCATTGCAAGTACCAGAAACCAAAGAGTTAAGTACTTcagagaaaaatttaatattggcACAAAGTACAGTGTCCAAACCAGAACCCATAAATGCTTCTACCACACCGAGAAAATCCAAAACTGGTAAAAGTTTAAAGTCACGTATACGTAAAAGTTTGGTAGGTTTTGACAATAAACAATTGTCAACACTAACGCCAACAAGAAGTACCTTCTACATTGAGGATCCGGCAAATGAAGAAAATAATGGACAGTTGGATTCTGGATTTTCAGAAAAAGCCTTATCTGGCGAACTGCCTACCACCACGTCTACACCTTCAGCAGAGTCACAGAAGTTGTCAACTCTGGCTCGCAAATCAAAAAAGGAATCCAAACTGGCAAATTCACAAAGAAGACGCACTACAATTGGTATTAGGCCTCATGAGCCGCCACCACCACCGCCTCCAGAAAACGACACGAAACCAAAACGTCAAAGCAATACTTCTTGGTATGCCGAATGTGGTGTGTTCAAAAATGGCACTACCAATCTGGTTCATGATGATTCTCAAATATTAAATAGTCAAAATGGTAGTTCGGGCAGCAGTTTTGCTGCTGGTTCTACTTGGTATGAGGAGGCAGGTTTGTACCAAACAAGTGGCATATCTGTGGCCAGCAGCAGTGGCAGTTCGGGTGTTTCAACCAGCAATGAAGCTGGACCAGCGGATGAAATGTCTCATAGTATGTTTAGCAATGAGCCTTTGTATCAGATCTATAGTGCTGCCAAACTAGAAGCCATTTCACGAGATATGCAAGATGAGAGTTCCACAGATGGCTATGAGGAAATCGGAGAACGTCTTAAGAATGGCAATGCTAAGGAAGGATGTCGCAAGTCTTCAAGACCATCAGCTTTGCAGTTAGTAGAACCGAAAGGTGGTCCGGAACGAACATTATGGAGTCAAATACCGGAAGTTATTAACTCGTATATAATAC cCACAATGACCCCACGAGAACGAGCTTTAATGGAGGCCAAATTTGAAGTTATTACTTCGGAAGCCAGTTACCTTAAATCATTAAACCTCTTGCGTGCTCATTACATGAATCATCCCGTATTCCGGGATCAAAACGTTGTCAGCTCGCGAGATCGCAAATCTTTGTTCGCTCACATAGTGCCGGTACATGAATGCTCAGAGAAGCTCCTCACAGAATTGGAGTCCTGCTGGCAGGACAATATAATGTTAATAGGTTTAAGTAAACGCATCTATGCGATAGCCGAAAAGCATTTTCACGTCTATGTGGGATTCTGCGAGCATCAAGGACGCATGGATCGTACACTGAAACATTTGCGTGAAGGCAAAGGTCTATTTGCACAAAATTTGGAATTACTCGAGTCAAGTCCGGCCTGCTGTGGCCTGAATTTGCATTCATTCTTAATGTTACCTATGCAGAGAATAACAAGACTGCCACTGTTAATAGATGCCGTTTTTAGTAAATGTCATCCAAACGATGACGAATATGAGAATTGGAAAATGTGTTTGGccataatgaataaaattgtaacACAGTGTAATGAGGCGGCTAACAAGAGTGAACAGGCGTTTGAGATTGAAAGGATCTCAAGGCAACTGGAATTTAATCCATCCGTGATACGGCCATTGGCAATAGCTCCAGCTGGTGTTTTAGCTCCCGGCACTAAGCCACGTTATTTAGTTAAAAAGGGAGAGCTAACACATCTCATATGGCGTGGAGACGATGCCAAGTTGACATTTGGCAAGAAGTTTTCAAAGACCACAATATTTGCCTTTCTCTTTTCGGATTTGTTGGTATTGACAAAACGTAAAGCAGAAGAACAGTTTTCGGTATTTGACTATTGTCCGCGTAATATGTTGACAATAACTTCGGGAGACTCACTGCCACAATTGCCAACCAAAGATTTGAATAGTCAAACTAGTAAGAACTTAATTTTAATGACTTTGCTAGAGAATCATGAACGTAAAACAGTGGAGTTG CTGTTGTCCTGTCCCTCAGTGTCGGAGCAAGAAAGATGGCTACAAGCTATGCGTCCGCCAGAATCAGAAACTCCTGGTGAGAAGTTATACGAGCAATGGGATTGTCCTCAGGTCATAGCTAAACATGCCTATGAAAATAATGAACCAGATGTCTTAAATTTAGATGAAGGAGATGTAGTGAATGTCACACGTAAATTGCCAGATG GTTGGTATAAAGGTGAACGAATACGTGATGGTGCCGTCGGTTGGTTCCCTGGCAGTTATACTGAGGAAGTTAATTCCGTTCATGTACGCGCACGTAATCTGAAGCAAAGACACCGTTTACTCACATTCACCGCCACCTATCTTGAATCACAAAAACGCAATAAATGA
- the Exn gene encoding ephexin-1 isoform X3, whose product MTTFYLETHFEYIVRERSKAHKSPDWSRRVRDKRQRKSKSCIEDDDPDHYYEQLSPLAHTKRHSLLEQSRTSSLQRNQDSVRVSKRGKKMSYSAHALGQHISDDSFDSDTDYYEDGEHFKNSHNDSGVDIRTTKLPDPPSSSNQMYSFVKKFKNFIVNKKSPNSSKHGGSQQKIYDSSSQFYAGSTYEGKQPQPSSSLQVPETKELSTSEKNLILAQSTVSKPEPINASTTPRKSKTGKSLKSRIRKSLVGFDNKQLSTLTPTRSTFYIEDPANEENNGQLDSGFSEKALSGELPTTTSTPSAESQKLSTLARKSKKESKLANSQRRRTTIGIRPHEPPPPPPPENDTKPKRQSNTSWYAECGVFKNGTTNLVHDDSQILNSQNGSSGSSFAAGSTWYEEAGLYQTSGISVASSSGSSGVSTSNEAGPADEMSHSMFSNEPLYQIYSAAKLEAISRDMQDESSTDGYEEIGERLKNGNAKEGCRKSSRPSALQLVEPKGGPERTLWSQIPEVINSYIIPTMTPRERALMEAKFEVITSEASYLKSLNLLRAHYMNHPVFRDQNVVSSRDRKSLFAHIVPVHECSEKLLTELESCWQDNIMLIGLSKRIYAIAEKHFHVYVGFCEHQGRMDRTLKHLREGKGLFAQNLELLESSPACCGLNLHSFLMLPMQRITRLPLLIDAVFSKCHPNDDEYENWKMCLAIMNKIVTQCNEAANKSEQAFEIERISRQLEFNPSVIRPLAIAPAGVLAPGTKPRYLVKKGELTHLIWRGDDAKLTFGKKFSKTTIFAFLFSDLLVLTKRKAEEQFSVFDYCPRNMLTITSGDSLPQLPTKDLNSQTSKNLILMTLLENHERKTVELLLSCPSVSEQERWLQAMRPPESETPGEKLYEQWDCPQVIAKHAYENNEPDVLNLDEGDVVNVTRKLPDGWYKGERIRDGAVGWFPGSYTEEVNSVHVRARNLKQRHRLLTFTATYLESQKRNK is encoded by the exons ATGATCCCGATCATTATTACGAACAACTTTCACCCCTAGCCCACACCAAACGACACTCATTGCTCGAGCAGTCTCGTACGAGTAGTTTACAAAGAAATCAAGACTCGGTACGTGTGTCCAAGCGTGGAAAAAAGATGTCATATTCAGCACATGCACTGGGGCAACACATATCAGACGATTCATTCGATTCCGATACCGATTACTATGAGGATGGTGAGCACTTCAAGAATTCCCATAATGATAGTGGTGTAGACATAAGAACCACTAAATTGCCAGATCCTCCATCATCGTCTAATCAAATGTATTCATTTGTTAAGAAGTTTAAGAATTTCATAGTGAATAAGAAATCTCCAAATAGTTCTAAACATGGCGGTAGTCAGCAGAAAATCTATGATAGTTCATCGCAATTCTATGCAGGTTCAACATATGAGGGGAAACAACCACAGCCATCGTCTTCATTGCAAGTACCAGAAACCAAAGAGTTAAGTACTTcagagaaaaatttaatattggcACAAAGTACAGTGTCCAAACCAGAACCCATAAATGCTTCTACCACACCGAGAAAATCCAAAACTGGTAAAAGTTTAAAGTCACGTATACGTAAAAGTTTGGTAGGTTTTGACAATAAACAATTGTCAACACTAACGCCAACAAGAAGTACCTTCTACATTGAGGATCCGGCAAATGAAGAAAATAATGGACAGTTGGATTCTGGATTTTCAGAAAAAGCCTTATCTGGCGAACTGCCTACCACCACGTCTACACCTTCAGCAGAGTCACAGAAGTTGTCAACTCTGGCTCGCAAATCAAAAAAGGAATCCAAACTGGCAAATTCACAAAGAAGACGCACTACAATTGGTATTAGGCCTCATGAGCCGCCACCACCACCGCCTCCAGAAAACGACACGAAACCAAAACGTCAAAGCAATACTTCTTGGTATGCCGAATGTGGTGTGTTCAAAAATGGCACTACCAATCTGGTTCATGATGATTCTCAAATATTAAATAGTCAAAATGGTAGTTCGGGCAGCAGTTTTGCTGCTGGTTCTACTTGGTATGAGGAGGCAGGTTTGTACCAAACAAGTGGCATATCTGTGGCCAGCAGCAGTGGCAGTTCGGGTGTTTCAACCAGCAATGAAGCTGGACCAGCGGATGAAATGTCTCATAGTATGTTTAGCAATGAGCCTTTGTATCAGATCTATAGTGCTGCCAAACTAGAAGCCATTTCACGAGATATGCAAGATGAGAGTTCCACAGATGGCTATGAGGAAATCGGAGAACGTCTTAAGAATGGCAATGCTAAGGAAGGATGTCGCAAGTCTTCAAGACCATCAGCTTTGCAGTTAGTAGAACCGAAAGGTGGTCCGGAACGAACATTATGGAGTCAAATACCGGAAGTTATTAACTCGTATATAATAC cCACAATGACCCCACGAGAACGAGCTTTAATGGAGGCCAAATTTGAAGTTATTACTTCGGAAGCCAGTTACCTTAAATCATTAAACCTCTTGCGTGCTCATTACATGAATCATCCCGTATTCCGGGATCAAAACGTTGTCAGCTCGCGAGATCGCAAATCTTTGTTCGCTCACATAGTGCCGGTACATGAATGCTCAGAGAAGCTCCTCACAGAATTGGAGTCCTGCTGGCAGGACAATATAATGTTAATAGGTTTAAGTAAACGCATCTATGCGATAGCCGAAAAGCATTTTCACGTCTATGTGGGATTCTGCGAGCATCAAGGACGCATGGATCGTACACTGAAACATTTGCGTGAAGGCAAAGGTCTATTTGCACAAAATTTGGAATTACTCGAGTCAAGTCCGGCCTGCTGTGGCCTGAATTTGCATTCATTCTTAATGTTACCTATGCAGAGAATAACAAGACTGCCACTGTTAATAGATGCCGTTTTTAGTAAATGTCATCCAAACGATGACGAATATGAGAATTGGAAAATGTGTTTGGccataatgaataaaattgtaacACAGTGTAATGAGGCGGCTAACAAGAGTGAACAGGCGTTTGAGATTGAAAGGATCTCAAGGCAACTGGAATTTAATCCATCCGTGATACGGCCATTGGCAATAGCTCCAGCTGGTGTTTTAGCTCCCGGCACTAAGCCACGTTATTTAGTTAAAAAGGGAGAGCTAACACATCTCATATGGCGTGGAGACGATGCCAAGTTGACATTTGGCAAGAAGTTTTCAAAGACCACAATATTTGCCTTTCTCTTTTCGGATTTGTTGGTATTGACAAAACGTAAAGCAGAAGAACAGTTTTCGGTATTTGACTATTGTCCGCGTAATATGTTGACAATAACTTCGGGAGACTCACTGCCACAATTGCCAACCAAAGATTTGAATAGTCAAACTAGTAAGAACTTAATTTTAATGACTTTGCTAGAGAATCATGAACGTAAAACAGTGGAGTTG CTGTTGTCCTGTCCCTCAGTGTCGGAGCAAGAAAGATGGCTACAAGCTATGCGTCCGCCAGAATCAGAAACTCCTGGTGAGAAGTTATACGAGCAATGGGATTGTCCTCAGGTCATAGCTAAACATGCCTATGAAAATAATGAACCAGATGTCTTAAATTTAGATGAAGGAGATGTAGTGAATGTCACACGTAAATTGCCAGATG GTTGGTATAAAGGTGAACGAATACGTGATGGTGCCGTCGGTTGGTTCCCTGGCAGTTATACTGAGGAAGTTAATTCCGTTCATGTACGCGCACGTAATCTGAAGCAAAGACACCGTTTACTCACATTCACCGCCACCTATCTTGAATCACAAAAACGCAATAAATGA
- the LOC135955077 gene encoding TOX high mobility group box family member 4 isoform X1: MNTQFHTPSFGDDIFDMGDATSSTSSFVSGQPVNNSSYMYQQQQHTPTSTKRMISLHNTSDEYHTANEESFNVTANNSMNNSVIQPNTNTLNNVPPGGNTTPATTTGPTTMAARKQMVPLDQNEPAKPLSAYALFFRDTVSAIKQQNPSCSFQELSKIVASMWDALDPVHKGVYNKKNELAKIEYLKQMRIYQQQQQLKQEQLATNANETIPTDTNVQPQSTSQQVTPTPAATSTNAQQNTEVINNNNIANTTNPTPATSASVNSGAPSDEQISLLTEAGAVQKCTRENCNKRAIINPDWEDEYCSNECVVIHCRNVFNTWVQSNLEAKQQQQQTTTQQTTTT; this comes from the exons ATGAATACACAATTTCATACGCCATCATTTGGTGATGATATTTTTGACATGGGAGATGCTACATCCTCGACTTCTAGCTTTGTATCAGGACAACCAGTTAATAATTCCTCCTATATGTATCAGCAACAACAGCATACTCCAACATCG ACAAAACGTATGATTAGTCTTCATAATACGTCAGATGAATACCATACGGCTAATGAAGAATCATTTAACGTCACGGCAAACAATTCAATGAACAATTCAGTAATACAGCCAAATACAAACACATTGAACAATGTTCCACCAGGAGGAAATACAACACCAGCAACTACTACTGGACCAACGACTATGGCTGCTCGCAAACAAATGGTACCTTTGGATCAAAATGAACCAGCCAAGCCCTTGTCTGCATATGCTCTGTTCTTTCGCGATACTGTAAGTGCTATTAAGCAGCAAAATCCCTCATGTTCATTTCAAGAATTATCAAAAATTGTGGCCTCCATGTGGGATGCTTTAGATCCCGTGCATAAAGGCGTGTATAATAAAAAGAATGAATTAGCAAAGAtcgaatatttaaaacaaatgagaatctatcagcagcagcaacaattgAAACAAGAACAACTAGCCACAAATGCAAACGAAACAATACCAACTGACACGAATGTCCAACCACAATCTACATCCCAACAAGTAACACCAACACCAGCAGCAACTAGTACAAACGCTCAGCAAAATACCGAAGtaattaataacaataatatagcAAATACTACTAACCCCACTCCAGCAACAAGTGCCAGTGTAAATTCAGGTGCACCTTCCGATGAGCAAATAAGTTTATTAACTGAAGCTGGTGCGGTACAAAAGTGTACGCGAGAAAATTGTAATAAACGTGCCATCATTAACCCGGACTGGGAAGATGAGTATTGCAGCAATGAATGTGTAGTAATACATTGTCGTAATGTGTTTAATACTTGGGTTCAATCCAATTTAGAGgctaaacaacaacagcagcagacAACAACACAGCAAACTACTACAacctaa
- the LOC135955077 gene encoding TOX high mobility group box family member 4 isoform X2 — protein MKKLLTKRMISLHNTSDEYHTANEESFNVTANNSMNNSVIQPNTNTLNNVPPGGNTTPATTTGPTTMAARKQMVPLDQNEPAKPLSAYALFFRDTVSAIKQQNPSCSFQELSKIVASMWDALDPVHKGVYNKKNELAKIEYLKQMRIYQQQQQLKQEQLATNANETIPTDTNVQPQSTSQQVTPTPAATSTNAQQNTEVINNNNIANTTNPTPATSASVNSGAPSDEQISLLTEAGAVQKCTRENCNKRAIINPDWEDEYCSNECVVIHCRNVFNTWVQSNLEAKQQQQQTTTQQTTTT, from the exons ATGAAGAAGCTGTTA ACAAAACGTATGATTAGTCTTCATAATACGTCAGATGAATACCATACGGCTAATGAAGAATCATTTAACGTCACGGCAAACAATTCAATGAACAATTCAGTAATACAGCCAAATACAAACACATTGAACAATGTTCCACCAGGAGGAAATACAACACCAGCAACTACTACTGGACCAACGACTATGGCTGCTCGCAAACAAATGGTACCTTTGGATCAAAATGAACCAGCCAAGCCCTTGTCTGCATATGCTCTGTTCTTTCGCGATACTGTAAGTGCTATTAAGCAGCAAAATCCCTCATGTTCATTTCAAGAATTATCAAAAATTGTGGCCTCCATGTGGGATGCTTTAGATCCCGTGCATAAAGGCGTGTATAATAAAAAGAATGAATTAGCAAAGAtcgaatatttaaaacaaatgagaatctatcagcagcagcaacaattgAAACAAGAACAACTAGCCACAAATGCAAACGAAACAATACCAACTGACACGAATGTCCAACCACAATCTACATCCCAACAAGTAACACCAACACCAGCAGCAACTAGTACAAACGCTCAGCAAAATACCGAAGtaattaataacaataatatagcAAATACTACTAACCCCACTCCAGCAACAAGTGCCAGTGTAAATTCAGGTGCACCTTCCGATGAGCAAATAAGTTTATTAACTGAAGCTGGTGCGGTACAAAAGTGTACGCGAGAAAATTGTAATAAACGTGCCATCATTAACCCGGACTGGGAAGATGAGTATTGCAGCAATGAATGTGTAGTAATACATTGTCGTAATGTGTTTAATACTTGGGTTCAATCCAATTTAGAGgctaaacaacaacagcagcagacAACAACACAGCAAACTACTACAacctaa